The Rattus rattus isolate New Zealand chromosome 8, Rrattus_CSIRO_v1, whole genome shotgun sequence genome contains the following window.
ccgatgccctcttctggtgtgtctgaagacagtgacagtgtactcatatacataaaataaatcttaaagaataacaaaaaacaaaaaaacaaataaaatgttggtGCCCCAAGGGCCCCCTCTTACAAGGATGCACAGGACTCTGGGTCACAAGATAAGACCCCCTTCTGCAGCACTGCCCCCAAGAGGCTCACAGTTTACGCTCGATTGGaatacagaggaggaggagagcgcTCAGGAGATAACGGCTTCCATGTTTCTTTTGAGATTGGTTGTCATGTAGCTCAAGCCTTTAAACCGTCAGTGtgaccaaggatgaccttgagcttctgatcctccttcatccacctaagtgctgggatcataggtgtgtgccaccatgccggGTTTATTCTGTGCTgctgattgaacccagggctttgtgcaggCTCGGCTAATGTTCCAGCCGCTGAGCTGCAGCACCAGGCCCTgtgtttaccttttttttctcaCCATCCATTTCTAGCATttcctcttccctgctctccaTCTGTCCCCTTCCCCGGGATCCCACCAGACGATTCCAGTACAGTGGTGATTTGAGCTTCCTGGTTGAGCAATTTTGGAATTCTGAGCTGATAATGGAACGTGTGGTCAGACTGTCTGAGGTGGGGGGGCAGACAGCAGCCTATAATGTTTAACCACCTCAGTCTTTGGCCTCTTGTTCTCCCGAGTGCCTGTTACATTGAAACTAGTTGTTCTTAGTTCAGACACCCTGGTAGGCCAGACTGGGAGACCTAAGCCTCTCCTATAGAGAGAAGTCTGGACATACAAGAGGAAGGCGTGCCTCAGGCACAGGTGGCTAATACAGCTCTTTTCCAGGGTCTCCTAGGAGCCTGAGCACatgtgagacttttttttttttttttttgttctttttttcggagctggggaccgaacccagggccttgcgcttcctaggtaagcgctctaccactgagctaaatccccagccccgagactCTTTGAGGTAGAAAGCCATCCCTATCTTCGGCCTGATGTGTGGTATTAGTTGTAGCTTCGACTGTCTGTCCTGTGGGATTGAATTGTTTTTGAATTCCGTTTCAAGAATTATTATTGGCTTAGCTGCAGAGGCACAAACATTTAATTcctgcactcagaaggcagagggaagtggatctctgtgagttcaaagccaacctggtctacagaatgagttccaggacaatgagggctacacagggaaaccctgtctcgaacaaacaaacaaatcacaaacaaacaagaattatTATCACTTccatttttttcagaaagaaactgAGTCAGAGAGGTCTCAGTGAGTCTCCTAACTGGGCTCTCTGAGCTTCATTTTCCCCAtatggaggctgaggctggattGTCTGTGTTGGAGTTGTGTCTTGTAGGCAGTGACTGGAGCTGCTAGGAGCCAGATAGAAGGCATTTGCCTGGGTTCTGTCCTGGTGGGCAAGGGCTCCAATGAATATTCTTTCCCGATTCCTCTAGGGGACAATGTCAACTCCTTACCTCATTTGCCTTCATCCCGTTCCTGCAAAGACAAGGATGCTCATCTCGTCTGAGGTGCCACCTGATGTACAATCATACAGACCTTCTCTGGTGCCTTTCGTAAAATTACTATTTCAAAGACACCGAAGTGCCCAGAGTCAAGATAGGCTCTATACCACTATGCCTGGGTGAGAAGCTGCCATTCTAGCTCCCGAGGCTTTATCCAACTTGCATATCTGTACTAGAATTCCTACTAAATAGAATGCTTCATGGAGGACCAGCAGATCCATCATTAGTCAGGGAGCAAGGGAGTCCCAGTGGGAAGGCAGTCCAGAAGGCCCAAGTTCAAGTCCCCCCATTCCTGGAGTTAAATGACCCTAATATGTTTGccatgcatactaggcaagcctTCTAACCATTGAGTTgtatcccctccccccaaccccagtcttaCCACAGCGTCTCACTACATTGCTCAGActtaccttgaactcactctgtagcccaggcaaggATTGaccttgcaatcctcctgcctcagcctcccaaaacaACCTGGTCATCTTTCTACAGTGGAGCTAACAGACGATCGATCTGCTAGCCTCTTGGGTAACAGGAAAACCGGGACAACTAAGGCCAGAGTAACACTTGTCACTGGGCTGAGCAGGACTTTGCCTGTTTGGGGGTCAGTGCCTAAAAGGCAAGTCTGGCAGGAAAATAAGAAGTATGAACACAAGATAGGCATCCAGCAACAGCTCTTCTTGGGCCAAATATAGTTAAACATTTGGAGCATATTTtccactattttttttccttcttcttctttggaTAAGAGCAGCTATTTATCCAAGTCCCCAAAGCAGGCTGGGGACGAGAAGCTGTCTGTGACTCAAGTTGGATGTTAGTGGACCTGGCATGTGTCCAGTCCCGCTTGCCTGCCAGCGACCATCAGAGAGAAGTGTGTGACTGCATTCCCCACGGGGTAAGGGTGCTGTTCTCGGAGTGGCCACtgccaggaaggcagagaacacCTCAGATTTGCCCAGGAGTCACCCAGGGAAAGGTGGGGACTTAGGGTACACACGTACATGTGCCAGAAGCACAGGGACTGTGGGGATGAGGGAAGCAACTGTCAGCGAGCCAGTGATGGTTTCTGTATGGCTGACCACACTCTGATTTCTTGGGTTTAAAGTCATAagagccaaagaaagaaaaaaacacaaactgcTGAAATCCAAATAAGGTTGGTAAATTAGCTCATAATGCAGGACCCGCATCAACTTCCTGGTTTGTCGATTATGCTGTGGTTGTCCAAGGTGTTCATGTTGAGGGGAGCAGATAAAGAACATCCAGAAACCGTGTGAGTTTGTAACTTCCGTTTGAGTTTAAAATGACTTCTCTATAAAATAAATGGGTTGCAAGGGCTGCAGAtatcagtcagtaaagtgcttgccatgcaagcacaagggcctgaattcggactcccagcacccatgtcaaaagCGAGGACTGGTGGCATGCATCTGGGGGAGCAGAGACAGCTCGATCCCTGGAACTCAGTGGCCAGCCAGCCGGCGACAAATTGGTGAGCTTCAGATCAGACTCAGTGAACAATCATGGCTCAAACAGAGAGGTGGAGGGGCTGAAGGGATGACTGGTTAAGAGCGGCTCGTCCTTCCAGAGGACGAAGGTCCTGTTTCTAGTGCCCAtagtggatgctcacagctacCTGACACTCTAGTGCCGGGGAACtgagtgctctcttctggtctctttgggcaccagcacacagacaagcacacacataaacataagcgtaaaacctcttttaaaaataataaagtggaaAGAGGGTGAAGGAGACACCGATGTcaaactctgacctccacagggacATGTACACGTGGACATGTACACCTAGATACACCACATCCtcacccaaattaataaaaacagaaggagaagaTAATTACCTGGGAATGCGGATCTGTCCCGTAGCTGAGGTTGGATTTTGGGGAGATGTTCAGTGTATGTCCATGCTGTGtactgtgtatgtacatgctgtgtgtgtgtgctatgaatGTGCCCTGTGAGtgttatgtgtgctgtgtgtgtgtgtgctgtgtatgtacatgctgtgtatgtgtgtgctgtgtgtttgtgtatgtgtgcagtatatgtgtgcactgtgagtatatgtgtatactgtgtatgtacatgctgtgtgtgtgccgtgaatatgtgtactgtgtatgtgtgtgtgtatgtgcagtatatgtacatgttgtgtgctgtgtgtttgtgtatgtgtgtactatgtatatacatacagagtgctgtgtgtgctgtgtatgtgtgtgctgtgtgtgtgcgtgtggtgtatgtgtgtgctgtgtatgtacaTTCCGTGTGTGTGCTGTaaatatgtgtgctgtgtatgtgggTGCTATGTGTTTACagtctatgtgtgtgtagtgtgtgtgcagtatatgtgtgcactgtgtgttgtgtgtgctgtatgtgtgtgctatgtgtaagTTTACATATCTGTATGCACGCAGAGACCAGAAGGCATCAAACACCTCGCTCTGCCACTTTCTACTTTATTCCTTGAAGGGTCTTCACGAGCCCAGGCATAAGCTGACAGCCAGCAATCCACAGTAATTCTCCTGGGGCTTTTCTAGGGCTACGGGCATGTGCACATCTATGATTGGCTTTTTACCCGGGggctggggacttgaactcaagccCTCATACTTCTTTGGCAATCACCCTTCCCCACTGAGCTTTCTCCCATTTCCCTGAAGTTGGTCTGGATTCTACATTTGATAAGGATGACTTACAGAGCCTTGGAGCTTCTGAGTGAGGTCTGGCTGCCCTCTCTATCATATCAGAAGCTTCGCTTTGCCCTTGTCTCCTACTGAGGGAAGAAGTCTTTGGGGATTCCCTGTGGGCCGGGTACTGTGCTGGGAAGGGAAAATCAGAATTCTTGGAGGAAAttccaagcctcagctgcttAGTCTGTCTATGGGCCACACGCCGCACCACAGGCTTTGTACATGGATCCAGATCAGCCCATCCCCCAGGGCATGGTGTATAGTTGCctctgatgcttttttttttttttttttttttttttttttttttttttgttctttttttttttcggagctggggaccgaacccagggccttgcgcttcctaggcaagcgctctaccactgagctaaatccccaaccccgcctctgATGCTTCTAACCTGACAAATGAAGAGGGACAGTAGCCTGGTTACGGCTCTCAagggccagtcaaggctacacaggagTCCAGCCCAGGAGGAAGCTGGGACATTGGCCGTGTCCTTTATTGTGTGGCTTGCCGTGCCGCTCACCTGGCTGACCATCTGTGTTGCAGAGGACATCTACAGCTCCGAGGAGACTGTGGACCACCAACCTGTGCACCTGAGGGTCATGGACACTGCAGACCTGGTAACATTACTGCCCTGCCCCCGCTCCCCCATCCCCAGAGAGACCAGACCATCAGTGCAGCCCCTCCAGGACCTGACCTCACGAGGCCATCTGGACCCCTTTAGGCTCCAGTTTTTTCTGTGTGTCCCTGAAGGGGACTCTGACTTTTCTGGGCCTGAATCTTTCATTTGTCAAATGAAAGAAGCGTGATCGCTGGCATCTGCCCAGGTATCTTAAGCTTTCTGAGCTTACACAGGTACATGCCTATCAATGCAAGGACTCCTACAGAGAGCCTGTGAACCCATCTCCCCGACGTATATCTCCATGTCCTCATACCCACGGctggagtcacttctcagagGCCAAAGGGGCAGTGTGGACCTGACCTAAAACCAGCAGTACTCAGAGACAACAGGTCCTTGGAGGGCCATGCCAGAATCTTTGACTGGGTGCCCGAGGGGCCAAGGTCTCCAAGTCTCTGGctgggtggtgggagggaggttTGTGAGACAATGTCTCTTTTCACACCAAGCCAAATCAGCACTGAAGTGCTCCTTTGAAAAGGGATCTGCTGGGGAACAATATACAAAGACTCCCGAGGTGGAAAGGGCAGCCCAGGTGAAGGCCTTTCCCCCCAAGTTCTTCTGCCTCTCAGTTAGGGTCCTCTCCCTTACTCCAGGACACCCCCAGGAACTGCGAGCGCTACCTGAACTGGGCCCATGCCTTCCTGGTGGTGTATAGTGTGGATAGTCGTGAGAGTTTCGAAGGCAGCAGCAGCTACCTAGAGCTGCTGGCCTTGCATGCCAAGGAGACACAGCGTGGCTACCCTGCCCTGCTGTTGGGCAACAAGCTCGACATGGCCCAGTACAGGTGAGTACGGGCATCTTAGCCCTCTCCTCTAGAGCTAGCTAGGGATGCAGGGTGGCATCCTGCTGCCAGGAACAACGATGCTCTTAACTCCAGGTAAAAGAGACCTGGGAGAAGGGACTGGGAGTTTGTCTTCTAAGCAGCCAATGACAGGAAGGCCAAGACACCTGGACTACTTCAAACAttggctggaccccccccccccaaaaggcAAAACAAGCACTTCTTCCTTTCAGGCGTCTCAGTGGTCTCTTGCATCAGTTTTCCCTGAGGCTGTGTGACATTCTGGTTGCCCTCCCAGCAGCGGACTAGTCATTTAGTGACTAACTCTAGTCCCAAGGAGAGGGTCTAATTTGCTCCTGGGATCAGGTGACTGCTGTGGTCCCAGCATCCCTTGCCTTGTCCAGGCATAGATTCCAGGTTTGTTACCACAGTTGGCTGCTAAAGGCAGGCCTCTCTTAGAAAGGGTTGGATTtgaaccagaggtcacagactGGGCCAGAGGGCAGGTCACCACAGAATGCTGCAGCCGTATTTTGCTTGGCTGGCATTATGTTTTAAATGACTTAGACTCGGAATGCTCTAAGGTGGGGCCTGATCCTTTCAGCTGACCGCAGGCCCTGCCACTCCTTGTGGCTTCTACCTCCACCCTCTCCACACATCCAAGTCACCAGCCTGGCCTTAAGGTCCTTGACACGGAGGCCCAAGCTTGAGCAATCCCACTGAAACTCTCCAGTGTGGACATTGCCCCTTGTGTCCAGCACACCTGCTGGGTGTGGCACCTTCCACTTGTCCCCTCCTGATCTTAACCTGTTCTTGCTCTCCCAGGCCCCGGAGGCCCAGGGACTgatgttggggttttttttttagaataggtcacacaggcagagggaggaaagagttgtGGATTCTTGAAAGGTAACCATGGTGGTATGGGGACCTTCTGCATGGGTGGTCCAACCTTCAGCCCAGGAAAAATTGCATCATGGGGAATTAGGGAAGTTGTACAGTGGGTGAGTCACTGAAGGTGGTCTTCCTTGGGGAATTAGGGAAGTTGTACAGTGGGTAAGTCGCTGAAGGTGGTCTTTGCAGTTGAGTACAGCACTAACAGGTTAGGGTTCCATGGCACAGTATGTCTCCCAaccccttgctcctgccaagtcAGCCTTGGCCCAGAGGCTTCTCCCTACTGTTTCTTACCCTGGCATCTCCTCCCATCTTGGGCTGTGCCATGGTCCTAAGGGAAGGTGGCTGGGACAACTCATCGACGGGTGGTGGTGAGCAGGATTCAGCCGAGGTGCAGCCTTGGCTTCAAGACCCGAGGAGTCCTtgtccctcccctcttttctccacCTCCACTTCCATGAGTTCCACCTGCAAACATTTATCCAGTcttcatgggaggcagagggccaCATGGGAGCGAGGACATCCCTCGGGGATATGGCACCCTCATCGCTGTTCTCTGCTGGCCCTCGGCTGGACAAGCAGACAAATCCTATGAGCCCCAAGAGTCTGTCTGTCCGCATGATCGGAGGGGTGCCACCCCCTTCATGGCAAACAACTGCTCTTCACTACTAGTAGTCCCTCAAGCTGAGGGTGGCCATGTCCTGAGGAGGAGATGGGCAGTGCCTTCTTCGGCTGGCCACAGGCAGGGTCTAGCATGGAAGGATTTGGCTCTgccattctctcttcctcataTTCATTCCTAAATTCCAGCTTTGGCAGTCGAGGGCTGAGTCTGTACCGGGTACTGCGCTAAGCACTCCACGCATGTTGTCTTAGCCCTAACAGCCTCTGAAGAGGTGGGTGCATGATCCCGTTGTATTGATGAGCAAACAGACTCAGAGGCTGAAGATGAGTCCAGACCACTGGGTGGGGCGATAGGTGTGGGGCCCTCTCTGCCTGACTTGCAATGACGCTCTCCTGACTGCCTCACCCTGCTTCCTCTCCAGGCAGGTCACCAAGGCCGAGGGTGCGGCTTTGGCAGGCAGATTCGGGTGCCTGTTTTTTGAGGTCTCTGCCTGCCTGGACTTTGAGCATGTGCAGCACGTCTTCCATGAGGCTGTGCGTGAGGTGCGACGAGAGCTGGAGAAGAGTCCCCTGGCCCGGCCCCTCTTCATCTCTGAGGAGAAAGCCCTGTCCCACCAGACTCCACTCACAGCCCGGCACGGACTGGCCAGCTGCACTTTTAACACTCTCTCCACTGCCAGCTTGAAGGAGCTGCCCACCGTGGCCCAGGCCAAGTTGGTCACTGTGAAGTCATCTCGTGCCCAGAGTAAGCGCAAGGCACCCACCTTGACTCTACTGAAGGGCTTCAAGATCTTCTGAGGACTCTTCTGCAGGAACCTTAGGCTCAGCTGAGGCTTGGGGCTGCAAGAAATGGGCTGGATTGCACTCTGGTGAACCAATGGCCCTTACCCTCTGGTAGATAGCAGATTCCACCTCCAGCACCAAGCAGGGTCCCTACGTGCTCACTGTGCGAGCCAGAGGGACAGGCAGGGATGCTGCTCCTGACTGCCTCACCCTGCTTCCTCACTAGGCAAGGGCCTGGGCTCCATGGTGACCTCTGCATCCGTCACCCTGGAGGGAAGCTACCCCTGTTACAGACAGGAGACCTGGAGTCAGCTGCAAGCAGAAAGGATCTGCAGTACAAATCCTTTGTCGTGACTCTCCCGCTCCAAACACTGCCAGACCAGCTGCAGCCCCTGTTCAAAGAGGCTTTGTCTATGGGAAGGCTTGCTAACAGTTTACAGGATGGCTGGCCCAGAGGTCCTACCATTACCTGGTGGTAGAAAGAGGTAGGCCAGCTGTTCAGAGGCCCAAAGTTTATCCAAGAAAATTCTAGTTAAAATAATCCTATGCGAAAGCTTGGATAGGGCAAAGAAATTTTGACAGGAGCCCTTCAGCACTTGCCTCTAAATGAAGGGTACAGAGAGGGACTGTGGGTTGTCCAGGCTAGAGAGCCTCCAACATTTCCTTCACCAGCATTTGGGGGCTATTTTGACTGCTTTGTTGGTAGACCCCTAGGaccatccttcttgagcttaatgaCCAAGGCTGCAGAAAGTCATCCCACCAAGTGACAGTCCTCAGAGAGTCCACAGATGGCAGGATCAGACACCTTCTGGTGGGAACCATAGGCCTGCCCACTGTTAAGTAGGTGCAGTCTGGTTTGGTTGGACCTAGGACCTTCAGCAACAGGGTTGTTCAAAGCCTATTTTGGCAAGGTAGATCCCAAAGCATTTGGGATTAATATGGAGGAATTTTACATAAACTACTTGGTATTTCACCAAGGCCCAGGTGTGAGAAGTCTGTCACAGGCAGGGGCTCCAGGTGTCTCTTACTGTTTACCacaaactctggaagagcaggctcaGGAGTGGGACATGAGAAGGCCTAGGCTGGGCACGCTACGAAGCCATCTCCTTTGGCTCCCAGACAGTAGCCCAGGGGCTGAATGGAGAATGTCTCAAACCCTGTCTTCAGCTCTAGTCTGTAGCTGGAGAAGATGAGGTCAGAGGGAGACCCTGATCTACTCACGCGCACATGCTGCAAGTCCTGGCCCTTTGTCCTGACCAAAGACCAGCTctgaattttatactttttttttttttttttaagatagggtctctttattatgtaggtctggctgtcctggaattcactatgtaaaccaggctagagttgaactcacagagatccacctgcctcagccttctgagtgctggaattaaaggcttccACCTCACATGGCTTTGTACTTTCGACGCAAGCCCCCTTGTGTGTGCTTTGTAGACCACCATCGTTTGAACCCAGTATAAGTTCCAGCTGCCCACCTGGAGAAGCGTTcgaataaaagatttttttttttaaataacaaaatttcgTCTGATTGTAGTGTGTTTATTGGGTCTGCTGAAAATAAGTTAGGTGGCTTGGTGGGGCTTTGTCTAACCTAAGGGGTTGGAGGCCTCAGAGCTGGGCTCAGATCACAGTTGTGTGTCTGGCTGGGGCAGTGTGATCTCTCCACACTCCCTAGCTCTCGGTTTCCTGGGGGTCTGGTAGAAAGACGACTGATGTCTCTCTCTTGTTCAACTCGGTTTCCCCTGGGGCCAAGTCTGCCTTCTCTGAGATCAGCGTCTCTCTTAGGATGCCCAGGCTGCTGTTTTCTTTCATGGAATCATCTAGATGCAGGTCTTGTGGCATTCCGTTGTCTTGTGGCTGCTTCTTTCGATTTctgggaggagaagaaatagTGTTGATGGGGGAAACTGAGTGGTTGGGTCAGGCCAAGTAGTTAGACTGAAGGGAACTCCTCTGTTCAGAAGTGACAATGACTCCCAATGGCTACCTCTCTTACATCTGTCTCACTGCAAGGCCACCTGGGAGCTAAGCTTTGATGGCCAGCCCTTTCTCTTAGAGATGAGCAGACATGTGTCAGAGGCTACTGAAGCCCACATCTGCATCGTATATCTAAGTCTACCCATTCTGAACCCTGTGACCTTTCAACAAAGCACACTCTCCTGATGCTGGGGCTGTTGTCATACTTAGTACATTTCTTCACCCGCCATGCTCTAGCCCTAAGATTATCTGCCAGAAATCCTTAACTAACCTTCTTTTTCTCACTCTACCTGTCTCTCCAAACAGATTTATCCACACCACTGGTCATGTGCATAAGACCCAACCCTACACATGGCTCCCACTGCCTCCTTGTCCTGACAGTCTTTCCAGTAATCCCCAAAAGTCTCTCCTTTCTCTAAGCTGGTTTACTCAAGGAACTCTTGGACCCCTGGCCATGGGGGAAGGAACTGAGTACCTGGCCCACGGGAGAGCAGAcctgtgtatctgtatctgctgcttctgtggacagCCACCTTGTCTCTCTGTTGAGTTTGCTGAAAGGGATGCTTTCTGACCAGGTAAGAGGGTCCAGGACTACTTATGAAGGGTAACACCCTTGTGAATCATTCCAACTTGCTGGCTAAGGATAAGGGACAGTGGAGGAGGGGCAGCCTGCTGGGTTGCTTATCTCATTCATAGCTTTGGTCCTTGATGACTGCCATCCAAAGGTGAAGAGCTAATGTCACTAAAGTGACTCCTGCCATCTAGGAAGGAAGCCCCACTGCTCCCTACAGAGACCCACACCAAACCAACTCACCTGTTTGCCAGGATGCTCCTTCTCAGGAGGACCGCGCCTATCACCACCACCAGGACTGCCAGAACCAGGATGGAATAGTTCCAAGGAGTCGCTGgggagggacacacagagagacagaaccttGAGCGGAGGCCACGCATAGCTGGGGCTTGGGCTCAGGCTCTTCTCAGTGCATCAGTTGTGCCGCCATGGAGACTCCCTTCAACAACCCTTGTTTTACGGGAACTCCCCAACTGACCGGTGGGGCTAGGGTGGAAACAGGGTTTCTGCTCTGGACCAGCTCTGATCCCATGGGGGAGACAGTGCTATGATTGCATAATAGCTGGGTAGAGGGGGTGTGAGGGGCAAGGAGGAAACTTGGACTCCAGTCTTCAATTTTATACTGcctttagaaaaagaagaagggggagagagagatggaataaTGGTAATCTATCTGGATGCAGTTACTGCCTACTACAGTAGCAGGCTGGGTGGTGTGTGCTCCGGGTGTGTCAGACTGTGACATATGAGGCAGGCTCCAGGATTGCAGCTTTTACTACCCCTCCTACAGGAATGCTTCTCCACCAAAGGATCTGAGAGCGAATTCCTTCCCTTCTTGCAAGGGTTTCCCCCTGCAAGCCTTTACCAGAATGTCCTGTTAGTAAGACTTTCCCTGATTACACTGTCTTCCTTGCGGCATAAGGAACCCACCCCACACTGTGTTGAGGGTTCAATTTAAGATTCCTCACATGCCCTGCAGGCATTCCACCACCGAGGgccaaaaccttttaaaataggttttgcTAAATTGCCTGGGCTGGTCTTTAGTTCAatgtgtggctcaggctggccttgaacttgttatcttTGTGGCTGAACCTCTTAAACAGTAGGGGCGAGGGTCTGTGCCTCCACTCCTGGCttgtttcctcctcctcgtcctcgtccacctcctccttctcttatttctcctcctcctcattttctttctttctttttttttttttttttttttggagctggggacctaaccagggccttgcgcttcctaggcaagcgctctaaccactgagctaaatccccaacccctcctcctcattttcaagataggatttcttcCCATAACAGCCCTGTTACTTGCTTtgttgaccaggttggcctcgaactcagagatctgcctgcctcttaaaGGCACAAgacaccaccacctggctagcTTGCTTCTTTTTCACTCTGCACTAAGAATGTGTTATACTCTTATCTGTTGGcttattttctgtctcctctaCTAGAATGGACACTCTGCATGGGTAGAGGCTTGTGTTTTGTTCACTGCTGTACCCCAGGGCTAGGGACAGTGCCTGGCACGCAGTACAACTAACTTAATAAATTGTAGAGGTGACTGAGAGTCGAGTGAGCAGTCCATACCCTGAGGAAAGGGGAGTGAGGAATGTGCGGCTGGACGGAGAATGATAGACAGTGGTGAACTGCTCCGCCCATCCGCTATCATCTACCGTCCTCTTCACGAAAATACTGCCCACCCACCATTACCTGCCATCACCTACCGTCCTCTGAACGGAAATACCAAAGCATTTCCTCCAGCAGCTCCTGGGGCACCTCGGCACTGTGGTCCATGCTCCTGATCCTGGTTAAGACGTCTCTGGCCTGTGAACAGACAAGTCTTGAGACCCCAGATGCCC
Protein-coding sequences here:
- the Slc51b gene encoding organic solute transporter subunit beta — encoded protein: MDHSAEVPQELLEEMLWYFRSEDATPWNYSILVLAVLVVVIGAVLLRRSILANRNRKKQPQDNGMPQDLHLDDSMKENSSLGILRETLISEKADLAPGETELNKRETSVVFLPDPQETES
- the Rasl12 gene encoding ras-like protein family member 12, giving the protein MSSVFGKPRAGSGPHSVPLEVNLAILGRRGAGKSALTVKFLTKRFISEYDPNLEDIYSSEETVDHQPVHLRVMDTADLDTPRNCERYLNWAHAFLVVYSVDSRESFEGSSSYLELLALHAKETQRGYPALLLGNKLDMAQYRQVTKAEGAALAGRFGCLFFEVSACLDFEHVQHVFHEAVREVRRELEKSPLARPLFISEEKALSHQTPLTARHGLASCTFNTLSTASLKELPTVAQAKLVTVKSSRAQSKRKAPTLTLLKGFKIF